Below is a window of Vicugna pacos chromosome 20, VicPac4, whole genome shotgun sequence DNA.
TCAGAGGAGGGAAAAGACATTCATTTACAAGTaatcacagaagaaaatattttatgaggGTCAAGACCAATGTGTGAAGTCCACGTGGGAGAGTTCGTATTCCCTGTGTTGCCTAGCCAAGTCCTTGTTTAAGCCTCCCTCCCAGTTTATAGAATGTCATGGCTTGGTTCAGAGCCTCGGACATCCCTATTTCTGGGACTTGCTCACTGTCCATAGTAACTTCTAAACGTACAAGTTCTTTAAAAAACCTGGTCACAGAAAGACCACACCACCTCTTTTATTAatgttgctgtttttctttcttaaaaaaaactcaacaaaatgCATTTCTGGACATATTTCAAAGATCTGTGCGGACCTGGGGTCTCAGGCCCTTTGCTGTAAGCAGCCCAACTGAGGGACTAACGAGGACCTTCAACCCACAGATGACTGGTGCCCATATATGGTTGTCACTTCTCTCCTTGCAGCTCACTTTCCTCTTTCCCAAGAACAGCCTTAGAGGGAGAGGCACAGCTTAAATGATTAACAGCAAAAGTGTATTTTGAGTCCTCGGAGGGCCTCGTGCAGTAGGATTGGTTGATTGTCGAATGTTGTCCAGCTCCAAGTGGTTAGGAAGTCAGGCATGTCCCAGATGGCCATACGTGTCACTGCTCTCTCTTGGTGGCAGCAGGCAgccttagtgaaaaaaaaaaaagcgtgttACTGAGAGCCCTGCTGGCCCCAAACAATGAGGAGTTTTCGTTTTGAGCAAGGGTTTCTGTGTGCCTTCCCCAACAAGTGCCTAAATTTCTCCTCCACAGTCTCTTGTGATTCTGGTTTATTCAGGATTGAgtttgttttattcatcttttggTGTGCTTCACACAAAGAAAGCTCCAGAAGAGATCTACTTTCACTTGGTTCTCTTGAGTTAAATATATGGTTAAATcctctgtcattttttaaaaagatagaataAATATGAGACAAATTTTCTTTAACAAATGTCCATTTCTTAGGAATATTTTAATTAAGCAGGGTTCTTTGGGGCTTTTAGACTACAACTTGatttcataccttttttttttttttttaagcttcctgCGTTTTTAACCTTTCCCTTCAGGAACACGAGGTACTCAAGTAGAATACAGGGAAGCATGTTAATGGGTCCAGATAATATGGTTATGTATGCTAATGGAAGGAGGCTTACAATGTGGGACATGTacaataatgttttatttaaaaataatttgacttaGGAATGGACTTTTCCCTCAGActgatttatctattttacttCTGTTTAGATTAGCGTAATATACAATCTCAATTATCCAAAATTAAAAGCTCTTTTAATCCTCCTTTAAATGCTTAATTTTTATAGCAGATTTAGCTATTTAATTATTTGACTtaatggaaaacacacacacatctctgaaGTCTTGCCAGTTTGGCAGCTGGAAGAAGTGGCCCGTGACTCTGAAAGTCTTCTTTCAGAGTTCTGAATGTTTAAGAAGAAAGTATATGCGTTAAAATTAAGCTATCATTCTGCAGAATCTATGTAGGGTGTCTCATTACAGTGATAGTCCCTACACTAATAAAATCTTCAAggaatttaaaagttaattttgtgttttcagaGGTCACCCCTAGAAATCTGTTTTTATTACTACTCACCACCACTCAGAGTGGTGTCTTATTTTATGTGAGCAAAGTACTAAGTGGCATTATCCAACCATATTCTCACTGATTTCAGTTCCTGGGTCCTGCTTTTTGTAGGAAATGGCTGCAAATTGTGTCTTCATGGGTTGGCGAGTGCTCAGCTGGGTAATTACCAGGCACCCTGTGTGCATATCTATCAGCAAACACCTGCCAACATCAAGCTCTGGAACATTGATATTTCCAGAACATGTCCATGAAGTGACATCATTTCTTTAGAGTATTAAGAGTGAAAgacaccaaatttttttttttttacatcttcatggaAGCATGCTGCTTTCATGTTTTATTAATACGCGTGTTGTTCCAGAATGAAAGTTGCATAAGAGGTGAAGACCCTTTCTCTGTACAGGAAAATTTTGATCAGTAACTCAGGTCTTGTAAAGGGACTTAGTCATAGCAGTTCTGTGGGAGCAACCTAGATCAGACCAACTTCAAAAGGAGATAGTAAAGGATCCTTTACCCTCTTTCCTGAGAGTAGTCGGCCCGTTTCTCTGACAGTCTAATTTACCCTCAGCAAGAGGCCAAATTGGCCTTAATTGTGTCCTAATTTGCTTAAACAGTTCATCTTTACTTCCAGTTCTCCTATTCCATCTTCTGTCTGTAGGAGGCTACTTCTGAGCTGCTGCCTAATTTGCAGACATCTTTTTATCCCTTTAAACATTTCTTTGTAGAAGAACTAGTTGCTGTGTTATCTCCATTCCTGCATTCAGCACTTTTCTCCGAGTTCTGCTGAGGTCTTCTTAACTTAAGAGAAGTGTTCTTGCATTGTACATTCACACAGCAATTATTGGTCTCCCTCAAAGTGGAACTATTTGCCTGGAAACATGAAAGCTTCTTTGGTCCCCCAAAAGTTGATTACAGATCCATTTGGGGACTTTGGAAagtatgaaaaatgaaaaaagaaaataccccTTTTCATACCCCTGAAGGAATGAAAAATTGCATTAGAGAAAAATGGAATGGTAAGGTTGCAGATGGGGGTAGGGTAGACATCTAGAAGGTGTATGTGGACATGGGGACATGCTTAGGGGGTTGAAATATCTTCTCTGCTGTTGAGTAACAGGTCCTTGCACCGTCTAAATCTCATTACAGAAGTCATTCTACCTCATCAAAGCTTCTGGGTTGCTGTCACCCTTGAGCATTCCAAGTGATGGTTTGATACAAAAGTCAGTTTGATAGAAAAGGGTAGGAGAGAAAAGGATTTAGGGAGAGGAATTTAGAGGAAAGATAAAAGACGGCAGgatattctaaaaatatttttgcacctAAGCAAAAGCAGAGAAATGAAATTCTTTCAAAGGAAAATCAAACAAACCACTCACACTGCCTGACCTCAAGCTTTAACCCAGGTTAACAGTGAAAAGAGTGATGGTGTCGTGACTCACGTGAGGCTGAGCCCAGTCGCCTACTTCAGGATGTCCGCCAGTTTCTCCTCGTAGTACAGGAAGTTCTCCTGAATGTCCTCCCAGGGCTCAAAGGCCTTGGATTCGCCCTCTTCTTGCTCCACAAAATTCTGCCAGACGTACTCGAAGTCCTGGGGCTTCATGATGCGCAGCTTGCAGCCTGCCTCCTTCAGCTTCCTCAGAGCCGCCTGGATCTCGGGCTCCTCCCACATGAAGAGCCGCCCCACCAGGATGAGCAGGCGCAGGTTCTTGGTCTTGTTGAGGGTTTTGATGATGCGGTCAGCGCAGGCCGCACAGGGGCTGGAGGACACGTACCAGGTAACGATGTACCGCAGTGCGGGGTCGAAGGTTGGCATGATGGTGTTGAAGAAGGCTTCCTCCGCATGAGCCGCGGCGTGCTCGTCCTCTAGGTATCCCCGTGTTGCCTGCACTTGGCCTCCCTTGCTCTGCGCTTCCACCACATAGCAGAGGAAGGTCTTGTTCCGCCCGGAGCTGTACTCCACATTCCGGAACTGAAACTTAAAGAAATTGACCGGCAGCCGCTCCCTGTGGGTCAGGGAGACAAAGgcacagggaaggagagagaacgaTGAATTCTTGCTCGAGGACTAGCCTGGTGTAGGTCGCTCTCCAAAATCAGTACCTTGGAGGCACATTCACTCTTACTATTAAGACAGGCCTTGCCTACACTAACAGCAGTGACAGAAAGGCACAAAAGAATCCAAAAGGGTTTGTCTAAAGAAGAGAGAATTTGGGGTGAGGTGTGCACCCTGGACACCCTATTAGGATGGGTCCCCGAACACTCCGCCATCATTCTCAGCACGCAGCACACTCCCACATTTCTGAATCTGACTCTTTACTCTGGCTGTACATTAGAATCCCCTTGAGGACTCTACAAATGTCCGTGCCAGGGCCCCACACCAAACCAGTGAAATCAGAACATCTGGAGGGGGCCAGGCATCAGCATTTTAAAACTCGCCACATGATTCTAGTATGTGGCCAGGTGTGAGGAGCAGTGTTCAAATAGTAATTGTCCAAAGCGGCAAATGTGAAAATGCTCAAGACAGAGCAAGACAAAGATGTTGCAGAAGGTttcatgctttcatttctcctgCTCGTCACTCATGTATACTGCTTCTTAGGCATGGGATGGCCTAAACCTTGCAGTCCCAGGCTCTCCTGATGACTTTCTCAGGTCTGTCTTTTCCCTCAGGTGAAAGTGTTGTCACGTAAGTGATCAAGAATGTTTATCTTTGAGGCCAGACTACCTAAGGATACCTTCAAAGGAGTTAGCGTGTGTATAGTACTGAGTCGTTTCAAAATCATAAAAGACTTGGCCTCTCTTCTCCAGATGCTTATTACCTAGCAGCTACATTCTGTCTGGACAGAGAAGATGTAAATAAGACAGCTGAGAACAGTTGTAGACTACTAAAAATAAAGATGTAGAGTGCAGGACACATGATGGAGGCTCTTGAAAGTTTAGCCTTGATTCAGGAGGCAGTAGAGAATTGTTACAGGTTCCTGAGTAAAGAAGGGTATAATGAAGGTCCACGGCAGAGTGCTGTGATGGCTTTAGGCAGATAGAGTGAAGCTGGGGAAAGCCTGAAATTTAGGCTTTTCCCTTGGTGTCCTAGGACACCAGACTTGGTGATGAATATATCCAGTGGCTTTAAGGGGAGATGGACGATTAGGAAATGAAAGCAGTAGAAAAAGGCCAGGTGTTTTGAAAAATTTAGTAGTAATAAGgtgagaaaaaaaggagagaggctAGAGAGAGCATCAGAGCTGAacactgtttttctctttatgaGTATGTGCttgtttttctaaaataaggAAGATTTGTGCCAAGAGGCCAAAGAGAATGAAGAGGCTATGACGGGAGAGATTGAAAAGGTCAGAAGGAGAGgctgaatgttttcttttaaaaatgtaatcatCCCTGTGGTTGCCCCAGAAGGTGCCCTGTGGTAACCAGTAACTGTGCTCTTGCTTCCTTacaccccttcccttcccccagggaGGTCACCCAACTCTTTGGGCTGCAGGGGGATCCCTGGTATCCCAGGGCCTTGGCTTCTTAGGTATAAGCAGCAGGTGCCAAAGCGCTGAGTAAACTTGAGCTGTTTCCCTGCAGTCCTCCCCTCCCGCATCACCAGATTTTCTCTACCCAGATTCCTGTGTCCCTTGCTGTCAGATTAAGGTTCCACTGCGGAGATGGATGTGTTTGGGGACCCAGCCCTGGGATTCCTTCAGGGACTATATTTAGCTCTCAAAGTCCCTCTGTCCCTGGTTGGATGTGTTTATTGTTTACTTAACATTTGGGGAGAATGGCTGGCCTGATGAGTACCCTCTCCTCTTTTGATCCCTGCAGGGAACTCACACTGAGCTCTCTCCACTTAAACTCACCTCACCAGACCACTTGAGAGCGCTGGCCAGTTGCTAAATGATATCTTTACTTCctggactgtttttttttcccccactacgGAGACATACAGAGCTTATTTACCCTTCTTGCTGAAACCGTTTTTTGCTCTTCGAGGCCTTTTGCCAGACCACCCCCCTCCTTGGGCATGCTCAGAGACTGAGCTTGCTTGGCTTTGCAGTGGGATCCTTGGTCTTCTAGGAGCATAAAAGTTGAATGAGGCCCTTTGGGGCTCCCACAGACTGAAACAGCCAGGCCCTGGAGGGGCACCAGGAGAACAGGGGTGGTAGAGGTCTGAAATTTCTCCAGAGAGCTAGACAGCATGGCCATCTTAGGTGATATTGTAGAATCACAAAATATGTCAACACTATTATGCCCActagtggaaggaaggaaatagtgaCAGTGATTTTGTAGATAATcacaaacatattttatttttctggtggCATGGTATGCCTGAGTACTGTGGTTACTTATAGCCCTTTACACTCAACCCCAGAAGATATTTTACTGCTAAAgtagtgtgtgggtgtgtgttggAGTGGTGGGTAGGAGAGAGATGCTGTTGGTAGTCTTCATCTGGACTCAGTCACCTCTTCAGGCACAGAAACCAACAGCATGATTCCTACCCGCTCCCAGCACCTCTTTAAGCACCACTTCCTCATACTTTCTGCAAACAAACATTCACACTTCATCTGCTTAGACCCAGGTTTCTGGGCATTGCAATTCTCTAGGCAGGAAACCGAGAGTCCTCACGGTGGGGACGATTGTCAGCTTGATGAGAAAGGATGTGAGTtgatgtaatatatatatttttctcactttCACAGTGAAAGGAAGCAACCTGGAGGGCAGTGAAAACTACTTGGAGATTAAACATTTGCTACAAAATAATCCATAGAGTGGAAAATCTACTCACAGGTGATTGAGTGTTGACTTGTTTCCGCTTTGCTCACCGAGACCTTTTGTGACCTGCTCGAAAGTGGCAGAATTGCCAGTTTTGGTTTCCTTTTCCATTTGTCAGACTACTTTTCAAAGTGGATGCTGAGGAGTGGGCATAGAAGGagtggagagaagcagagagttCTAACAGCCTGACTTGCTAGAGCTAAGGAGGGTTTTGATGGGCTACTGGCTCCTGATTGGCAGTTCTGGATGCGATTCTGCCTGTGGCAAGCCCCGAGGCCACCCTGCTTCCCTGGGAATTACCATCTGTGCACGTGAGATTTGACCTTCCCCCAACCCTCAGTGGAGGCCAGGGTGGCCAGAGTCAGTGGCACAAACCTTCTCAGCACCCTTGAGTCTAGTGAGCATTAAGAATGGTGTCAGAGGCCCCTCACTCCTTGCCCAGCCCTTCCCCTCTGAACCCTCACTGTTCCTCACGTGGGTGGAGTAAACTACTGGCGGCTAAAGAAGTGGTTGAAAGGAGAGTCACTGCCTGTGCGATTCATCTCTGTTCCAGAATAACCCCTTTGATAGCAGGTTCAGCTTTATGTAAAATCACACACAACATAACTAGAGAGAGACACAGCAAGGGGTGCTGCCAGGCAGAGCTGCAGTCACTCATCACTgggatggagagatggagagatagcCTCTTCCGGTGCTCCAGAGCTTCCCTGAAGCATGCTGAGTTCAGAGGCAGGTGCGAACCAGTGGAATTCTCCTCTGAGCCTAGTGCTGCTGGATCTTCATATATCCTGAACTTC
It encodes the following:
- the APOBEC2 gene encoding C->U-editing enzyme APOBEC-2 — translated: MAQKEEAAAAAAPASQNGEDLENLEDPEKLKELIELPPFEIVTGERLPVNFFKFQFRNVEYSSGRNKTFLCYVVEAQSKGGQVQATRGYLEDEHAAAHAEEAFFNTIMPTFDPALRYIVTWYVSSSPCAACADRIIKTLNKTKNLRLLILVGRLFMWEEPEIQAALRKLKEAGCKLRIMKPQDFEYVWQNFVEQEEGESKAFEPWEDIQENFLYYEEKLADILK